ATCGTAACGGAGCGCACAATATAGGTCGGCTGGTCTAGCCTGTGAACTCAATCCCTTCCATAGACATTCAGGCAGACATAGACTTGCAGCAGACACAGTTAGACACGAGTACTTCTACAAATGAGGACACAAATGACTCAACTTATTCAAGAACATAGAAGCCAATGCTGAGGGGAGCTTTGATATTTTCAGCATTATGCACCTAATCAGCCCAGTGGTACAAAAGGTAACACGCTTTTCATTAAGAATTTATTTTAGTGCAGAAATGAAGGATAACACGAGACAAACGTTTAAATTGTAGCCTCGACAGAGGTCTTCCACAATAACATGATTTCACAATGTAATGTGTTACGTTGATCGACTGcaaattattaataaaattaatttTGTTGTCATTCATCTTACAGTGAATGAAATATGGTTTAATGGGTAGTAATTTTTGTTAACATTTGGCATACAAAATAGTTTGTTGTTTTGAGTCATGATGAAGCAAAATCAGAAAGTCATGCTCCTGTTCAAACTTTGACTCGAGTTTTTGTTTCGGCTTTGGTTATGCAGACTGGGCCATAGGACACCGGTGTGCACCATCATCAATCAATCATGTAaaggttggtttttttttttttctccaaaattgCAAAGGTAAAGACCaagtgacaaataaaaaaaggagCATTTTTTTCTTATCACTATATTGTCATCGATTGTGGAACGTTTATCAGTCCTGAATCCTGAGGATGCTCTTCTTTTCCAGATCAttcatttctttgaggatcagaGCCACATTGTAGCGCAGCTCCTGGAATTTAGCTGGTGGCACCTGCACGGGAAAACAATAACATGTCACGTGAGAAGTCACTTCCTGCTGCTGTTCTGTAATCTGGTTGAATAACACTTTCACAGCGGCAGTCGCCTCCCTCTGGCCTCCTACTCAATTCATTCATCAGCCACCAACCATCGTTGGAGTGCGGCGCCCCCTATTGGCCAAAGTATTTTCCTCACTAACAGAATGCTTGGTCAATTTAAATTGACGATTTGTCTCTCTAAAGCACACAAAGAAATGCCTAACACATTGTTTACTACAAAAGACCTTTTAGCACTGCATTACACTGCTAATGCCCAAATTCCAGCTCAAATTAACACTAATCGTACCTCAAATTGGTGAAAACTTCCATCCgacagttttaggtgcatcaggACAGACGGCTGCAGTGCTCTGGCCAACGAGCTGTGTGCATATAAGTGTCAAATTTACTCACCAAAAcccagagcaaaaaaaaaaaattatgcattTTTTTAGTTTACCTTGTAGAAATGGCAACATCCACTCTCCATTTAAATTCTTCTATTGTAGGCAGATGGGGATCCCTCTGAGAAGTCGCAGCTTCGAGAGCTGCGCGGCTGCAGTTGATCAGATGCGTGGTACCATAAAAAAGGATAATGTTAGATTTATTACACTAACATGTCTGCAGTAAATCGAGGCTTAGGTTGTCACAGAGTTTTCTAATGTGAGAACGACCCACCACAACTGAAAACTGGAGGGGCCCCCCTTAGAGCCCAGACCACAAGGTTACGCATAATCTGTGGACAGAGGCACAATCAAGTCTAGGCATACCTCCCCGCCTTGTGTGGTGTCTCTCAAGGGTCTGCCCTTGGCCCAATTCTATTCATTTTGTACATGCTCCCTGTGAGTCATGTCATTAGCCAGCAAAGATTAGCTCTTCATTAGTAGGCTGATGACACAACGTTTTACAAAGAACCAAAATCTCTCAGCACTCACTCCAACCCCAGCAACAtcactaatatattttttttattattattggtagGTGACAGGCACTACAATATCATATAGGAGAGGCACCAAAAGACTGAATTGTCAATACACACCGATTTCCGAAGACCACGCTGCAGAAATCTGTGATAAAGTCTTCTGATACCCtggtgtcaagaaaaaaaatccatgaaaGCAGAATCAATGCATCAACATGAGGTTATCAATTATTGATACTTGCCTTAGTTCTCGAAGATCTTCTTTAAAGGCCTGCAAAGGAACAAGCATTTTAAGACAATTGCCTTAATGGTGCAATTCACCAATTTGATACACAATACTGCCGACCTCAAATCATCAATTAAAAGAGCAACTTACGGAAACAATATTAGAGTAACACTATTCATAGGTCACGCTATTAACATACAACATCATTGTGGATCTGTTTTTGAAGGTCAACGATTTACCTCCTGTTTAAGTAACGACTGCGGTATGCGAATCGCCTCCGATAACAATCTGTACATTCCAGCTACAATGTGACTGAGCTTATCCGGTGGAAAAGCACTGTTCTCTGCTATTGATTTCATTGTGTCTCTGCAGTCTTTTCCTTCCAAGGCATTCACCACAGCTGAAAATACAGAATGGACGTTTAAAACACATAATTTCACTGCATACCGAATAGAGATGTTAGGAAATTGGTAATACACTTCCTCCAATCGAATTACTACTAACCAGCACATACCCTTCAGTAATTTTCGAAACATCTCTTGCTCCACATCCTTTAGGTTTTTTGACATCGACTCAATTTCAGGTGGTATTCGGCCACCCAGAAAGCTGGTGTCCTTTACTTGTGTCAACGACATTCCTAAATGTTCTCTAAACTGTTATAGAAGTCAGGACagtcatgttttgttttagaGTTGGCGACAACTTCCGGTTTGCGTCACGTGATTTCGTTCTCGCTGTAGTAAATCCCGCGATGATTTCATTCTCGCGTGGACGGCTGAATTCGTTGGTGGGGAGGATTTGCAAATGGAGGTCGCGCAAAGAGCTTAGATTTTGAACAACAAAAGGTTGGTTCTTTTTCTCTCATTATTTACGCATATCGATGTATGTTGTATTGAATGTTTCTAAGGAGGCTTAATTTAGTAAAGTCACTTTAGtgtcttttgaatttttttgtcaacgccccgttggcacttagcaaTGTGATAAAAGCAAGCTAACCATCATGGCTAGCACTGCCGTACGACATTACGTTATGAGttactaataaaaacaataacttGCCGATAATTATACTATCGAAAATATTTTGTCGTTCTATTACATTCCCTGCATTGCAGCAGTTTTGCCCTATGTTTTAATGGACGATAAAATGATGACGTCAAAACAACAAGTAATACATTTAAATTGTAAAAGCGGTCCTATAAAATGTTTAAAGCTACTTAGGGTAGGACAATTAATAGAAGAAAATGTTTACTTTTACCGTATTTTACTGTGATTTGGCCGAATGGGCCATTATGGTGTAGTTTTTCATGTGGTTGTATTGGTATAATCAAGATGGATGCATATTGGACCAAAACTTAATGCAACTTATTCACGTCTACTTTTATAGTATTTAATGACTATCAATTTTGTCTCAGGTACATTTAGACTCATTTATGCTTAATGCAACTCTTACTCTTAGTTGTAGTATTTAATGACTACTAATATTTTCTCAGGTACATTTACACCATGTCAGATTCTCTGTATGAGAAGTTTCTGGCCCCAGAGGAGTATGAGAAGTTTCTGGCCCCAGAAGAGCCTTTCCCCCTCCTCTCCCAAAGAGCCAACCTCAGCGATGTGGGGACCCTGGATGTGAGTGATTTCAGCTGTCAGCTTTCATCATGTCACAGGACAGACCCACTACGCCGCTTCCACGGCAACAGGCGAGTGCAATATTCTCAAAGAAACTTTGTGGAAATAGTTTGCCCCGAAGGAAGTAATTTTAACAATGAACAAAACAGTTTAATTCCTCTGTCTGCATGAATCAGTATGGCCCCCCGACTCCTCTCCCAACAAAGACACCAGCGcaaatctttttaaactatttatTGGTTATCAATGGTTATCAAAATTGTCATGTTCTTTGTAAAATGTAGAGTGtagaaaaatgtcaaatttaGAATCGATTAAGTATGTTTTTTGTCGTATAAGAATGCCTTTGTTGTCACCGTAACAAGTAACACAAAATTGAAGGTACATTCTCTCGAGTACTGTATAAAAGTAAATCCCACAGCAATAAGAATAAAGGACGGGCATTGTGAATAAATTGCATTTTATATAAATGGATGACCCTCTGTATTCCCATTCGCAGCCTTATAAATGTGCATCTGCATTTTGTTCGTAGTGTACTTTCTTTTGCCAGTCCAGTTCCGAATACTTGACACCTGAATTGATGCCTGGACTTACTGCTCTCCAGGTGGAATCTCACTTCCTGCGGCACAAGCGTGGCCAGCTCGGAGTGCAGCGAGGAGCTCTTCTCATCGGTGTCTGTCGGCGACCAGGACGACTGCTACTCCCTTCTAGACGACCAAGAGCTGGCGTCCCTGGATCTATTTCCCGAGGGCAGTGTTTGCAGTGACGTCTCTTCCTCCATCAGCACCTACTGGGACTGGTCTGATAGCGAGTTTGATTGGCAGGTGGGCTAGTTTGTTCACCCCCACAAACCATTGGTGCTGATTTAGATTAGATTATAAAGACCAATCCACTCAACATGGAAAGTTATTACCACCATCTGCagtgcctttttattttttaaatgtataattcagtcattcattcattgtttcTCCTAAGAGGAAGTACTCACATTCTTGACCCGTCTTCCAGCTGCCGGGGAGTGACATCACTAGCAACAGCGATGTCTTGTCCGACATCATCCCGAGTATTCCCAATTCACCTTGCTTGGTTCCCAAGAGGAAGCCGAAGCCCCACCCACACCGGAACCTGGACGAGCTGCCATGGAGCGCCATGACCAATGATGAACAAGTAATGCCAATGAAAGCTGGCAGATAAATGAACGTATCGGGGCAACCGCAAGCAGCACGCTGACACCCGCTTTGTCTTTCAGGTAGAATACATCGAGTACCTGAGTCGTAAGGTCAGCACAGAGATGGGCCTGCGAGAGCAACTGGACATCATCAAGATCATCGACCCCTGTGCTCAAATCTCCCCCACGGACAGCGAGTTCATCATCGAGCTCAACTGTCTGACTGATGAGAAACTCAAGCAGGTGAGCCatctccattaaaaaaaaaaaatctctacatTGCTATTAGGGCGTAGAGAATGAGCGAACGATTCTGAGGTGTACGCGTGTGCCGTCCCCAGGTACGTAACTACATCAGAGAGCATGGCCCAAGGCAGAGGGCCAGCAGCACTAGGGAGAGTTGGAAGAGGAGCAGCCACAGCAGCGCCAGCGCAGGCGGCGTCAGCGGCGCCAGCAGCAGTAATGCCAGCATGGTCAGCTCGACCAGCTCTTCCACCAATTCCACCGCCTCCAACTCTGTCGCAGGTACCAAAGCCATTGGGTCACGACTAACTGCAGTTTGTCTCGTGTTTCAGTTTGAGTTTTTAAAACCACTTCaatttttcaaaaaaagaaacactggGCTTTGCATGGGAAGTGgaacacacacaacaaaaaacaattcagAGGTAGAGGTTCACAATTGGACAATCTCTGTCATGTCTTTCAGGGGGGACCGCTTCAGCATGCAGCGGAAGCAGCGCCACTAACATAAGCCGAGCCCACAGCGACGGCAATCTTTCTAGCGCTGCAGAGCGGATCAGAGACTCTAAAGTAAgactgctttttcttttaatatccCCGGCCCCTAATGTATTTTGCGCAGCGTCTCAAGTAACCTCCCCGCCTCTCGTTAGAAACGTTCGAAGCAACGAAAGCTCCAGCAGAAGGCCCTGCGCAAGCGGCAACTAAAGGAGCAGCGTCAGGCCCGCAAGGAGCGCCTGAGCGGTCTGTTCCTCAACGAGGAGGTGCTGTCACTGCGGGTGACCGAGGAGGACAACCACGGTGATGACCTGGACATACTCATGTGACACCAGTGAAGGAATCAGTGCTGCCTCTAATGCCCGCTCTTGCCATCGCATGCTTAGTTCAGGCACCACCGTTTGATTTGCTGTTGTGGAGAGCTTCTAGTAGCTAACGTGATCACTTTGACACTTAAGCTTTGACTACTCCTTATTAAAGCACCCACAAAACATTTTGGATATTGGGCTTACCAAAGATTTATCAGGGTGAAACTAAAACCTTCACTTAACGTTACTGAGCAAAATTCACAGCAAGTGTTTGATCCACGTATTGACCGATAAATTGTTTGGAATTTTGCCGTTTAGCCCCTTGCTCCAGTACACCAAATTCTGCAGTGAGGATGTTCCGTATTACCATCTACGCCAACTACTGCCAAGCAGGACTTATTTGGTGTAATATATATTGGTTTGCTTTAAGTATCGGTAGCTAATATCGGTAGCTACGACAAGAACTTGTTTCCCTAAGAAAAAGTGCAGTTGGACAAATTGGATGCTCAAATAAAACTCACTGGTAAATATTAGTTATTTTAGGTTCAGTGTGAAGTTTCACCCCAACAGCTCAACATTACTACATTGTTGTGAGTAATGTACAACATATTTAATATTGACTACTGTGGTAGTCTTAAAGCTTGGACATTATAGAAGCAAACTTTAGCTGCGCTAAACTAGCTTGCTGCTAACTAGGACTTCAGGCAGAAGGACTGAAGCGGACCAAGGTGAACTGCGCTGTCCTTCTCGCTTGCGGTTCCATTACGCTGTCGAGGCTTTAGAGGGAGCACTGAAACACACTGCATGTTAAAGCCGGCACCTCCTCAATATGAGTCAGTAAACTTCAGCTTTGTTCCTTTTCCAACCCAGCCGTTAACCAAATGTACGTGTGCTGTATATAACTGCATAGTTTAGCGCCAGCGGTAAAGGTTTAATTAAATGTTTTCCACCTTTCTTTGTATGTATTTCTGCCACTATCGAAATGTATCAATATTTTAATAACATCTAAACtcgttttgtgtttgtttggttGGTTTAATCCTGTTTTTCCCCTGATAGCACTCAGAATGTAATTTAGCCATGCACAGATGAATGAAAGACTTGACAGTCCAGCTGGAAATCTTACGGTTGATCGTGGTTATGTACTGTACAGTGCCGCCATGGTTTCTGAATTTTAACATCAAACTAATAACACCTTTGAATGATGTTTGATGGCATTTTAAGTGACAACcggtttgtgctctccatcttTACTCTGATGCGTTGAACCACTCGAACCACAGCTTTGAAATTTGATGATGTACTCTAGCTGTGGCGCTCATTTCTCCGgtattgttttttaattgcagcAATTCTTTTCAAAGCAGTTCTATGTATTCTGATGTGTTAAGTAGTCAAATTctattttgggaaaaaaaaagataattttgaaaaataaaaaggaacagTGCAATCAAATGAATTTCTGTAAATAATGTTTGCTGATTATAACATTAAAATGATTGAAAACGGAAAAAAGTCTCCATTTGTTTTAGCGAACTTTTTATTTGCTCACGAGACACAATGAGAATGTCTAGCAGTTTGCTTAGGGTACTCTGTAGCTGCAGTTAGTGTTGgttgtgagtgaacgaatcgtTTTAAAAGACCGaaccttttcagtgaacgaatcacttcctaaactgATTCGTTCCTTTTtcggttcatatgacttcaaccagtaggtgtcggtaatgcgcattgaagctggtgccatctCGCCGTAAaataaaacgaagaagaaaatgacgcatTTTTCaatcaatttcacattagattgttggtttgaaatttatttttattattattttaataaacatttatgttaaaccttctctggtgttttattccttgttttaatttttttggggcatgaaaacataaaaatctgacatttggctttatatgacaatatgtatatgtgttttaccttgtgtaatatgtgttggtgtcccccaaaataaagagcaagtagtcagttacacattcttgacacatacaaaaaatgcatagtTAAGTACACCTGAAAAATTATGGtatacctaatagagtgtccgagtgatgtcacagatgaaacagccaatcagaaagtgggggtgagggcgggtgtggcacttttcactgaaaccaggggtgtcgacctccagtcctcgaggggccgcgttccaatatgttttccaagttacctcgttaagtgcaggtgcgtgaaaacttttagctccttttgaacgtgaaagaagctaaaacttttcacgcacctgcgcttaacgagggtcacttggaaaacatgttggaacgcggccccgaggactagagcttgagacctgtgacctttgaccatgatatttccctaataaagtggcctattattaggtacacttgaaaatggcggtgtacctaatggagtgtccgtgtgattccctcgttaagtgcaggtgcgtgaaaacttttagctccttttgaacgtgaaagaagctaaaagttttcacgcacctgcgcttaatgagggtcacttggaaaacatgttggaatgcggccccgaggactagagcttgacacgtgacctttgaccatgatatttccccaataaagtggcctgttattaggtacacttgaaaatggcggtgtacctaatggagtgtccgtgtgattccctcgttaagtgcaggtgcgtgaaaacttttagctccttttgaacgtgaaagaagctaaaacttttcacgcacctgcgcttaacgagggtcacttggaaaacatgttggaatgcggccccgaggactagagcttgacacgtgacctgtgaccatgatatttccctaataaagtggcctgttattaggtacacctgaaaatggcggtgtcagTCACAGAATAAGATGTTTCTTACTGATGCAGCAAAGAACATAGTACATATAAACCTGCCCCAAACTGCAGGCCTGCGAGGTCCTAAAATCCACCACAGTATGGTACATATATTTGGTCAGTGGAcatcttttttgtttattttttttaatcgcatTTATGATTTTATAATTAAATTGAGAAAACAAATTCGCTATTAATTtcggtctttttttttgtattacgatccgttattttgaaaaataaacccaccagaaacaggaagtgattagaaaaaaaacaggaagtaaatagAAAACGTGACGTCATTGTGTTTACAATGGAAAGTGGCTCTTTCACCGTTTAGCGCAATAAA
The sequence above is drawn from the Syngnathus scovelli strain Florida chromosome 1, RoL_Ssco_1.2, whole genome shotgun sequence genome and encodes:
- the commd5 gene encoding COMM domain-containing protein 5, whose protein sequence is MSLTQVKDTSFLGGRIPPEIESMSKNLKDVEQEMFRKLLKAVVNALEGKDCRDTMKSIAENSAFPPDKLSHIVAGMYRLLSEAIRIPQSLLKQEAFKEDLRELRVSEDFITDFCSVVFGNRRAALEAATSQRDPHLPTIEEFKWRVDVAISTSSLARALQPSVLMHLKLSDGSFHQFEVPPAKFQELRYNVALILKEMNDLEKKSILRIQD
- the fam199x gene encoding protein FAM199X, whose translation is MSDSLYEKFLAPEEYEKFLAPEEPFPLLSQRANLSDVGTLDVSDFSCQLSSCHRTDPLRRFHGNRWNLTSCGTSVASSECSEELFSSVSVGDQDDCYSLLDDQELASLDLFPEGSVCSDVSSSISTYWDWSDSEFDWQLPGSDITSNSDVLSDIIPSIPNSPCLVPKRKPKPHPHRNLDELPWSAMTNDEQVEYIEYLSRKVSTEMGLREQLDIIKIIDPCAQISPTDSEFIIELNCLTDEKLKQVRNYIREHGPRQRASSTRESWKRSSHSSASAGGVSGASSSNASMVSSTSSSTNSTASNSVAGGTASACSGSSATNISRAHSDGNLSSAAERIRDSKKRSKQRKLQQKALRKRQLKEQRQARKERLSGLFLNEEVLSLRVTEEDNHGDDLDILM